Proteins from one Salarias fasciatus chromosome 14, fSalaFa1.1, whole genome shotgun sequence genomic window:
- the pglyrp5 gene encoding peptidoglycan recognition protein 5, translated as MAGPSVNFVSRESWAAAIPRATTALTGSVQVVIIHHTALPKCTDLRKCQEQLASIQANHMEDRSFDDIGYNFLVADDGTLFEGRGWGVVGAHAKGHNYNSLGIAFMGNYMEDEPSVVSLNAVKKLIQFGVSKKFVDDNYDLKGHGELTQTECPGTHLYKALSQLKSTS; from the exons ATGGCCGGTCCGTCAG tgaattttgTTTCAAGGGAATCCTGGGCTGCAGCAATTCCCCGAGCAACAACAGCTTTAACAGGTTCTGTGCAGGTTGTTATCATACATCACACTGCTCTGCCCAAATGCACCGACCTAAGAAAGTGCCAGGAGCAACTTGCCAGCATTCAGGCAAACCACATGGAAGACAGGTCCTTTGACGACATCGGATACAA CTTTCTGGTTGCAGATGACGGCACTCTGTTTGAGGGTCGTGGCTGGGGTGTGGTCGGGGCACATGCAAAAGGCCATAATTACAACTCACTTGGGATTGCTTTCATGGGAAATTATATGG agGATGAACCcagtgtggtttcattaaatGCAGTGAAAAAACTGATTCAGTTTGGAGTGAGCAAGAAGTTTGTGGATGACAACTATGACCTGAAAGGACATGGAGAGTTGACACAGACAGAATGTCCGGGGACCCATCTTTACAAAGCCCTATCACAGCTGAAGAGCACTTCTTAA